GCACGCGGGCCGGGGCCGACCTGGGCGGGGCGCTGGTCGCGGAGCTGCCGCTCACGCTCCTGGTCTTCGTGCTGGCCGTGGTGCTGGCGGCCCTGCGCCGTCGCTGACCGCCCCATGAAACGCCTCGCGGTTATCCACACCGGCGGCACCATCGCCAGCCGCCCCAATCCGGACGGGCCGGGCGTCACGCCGCAGGCGGCCCCCAGCGTGCCGGGGCTGCCGGGCGTGATCGTCCACGACTACCAGCCCTTCAACCTTCCCAGCCCGCATGTCACGCCCGCACACATGCTGGCGCTGGCGCACCTGATCGAACAGCTCGCGCCCGGGCATGACGGGATCGTGGTCACCCACGGCACCGACACGCTGGAGGAGACTGCCTTTTTCCTGCACCTCACGCTCGCCACCCAGACGCCCGTCGTGCTGACCGGCAGCATGCGGCACGCCGAGGAAGCGTCCTGGGATGGCCCCGGCAACCTGCTCGACGCGGCCCAGGTGGCCCTGCATCCCCAGTCCCGGGGACGCGGGCCGCTCGCGGTGTTCGGCGGGGACATCTACGACGCGCGCACGGTGACGAAGGTCCACACGACGGCGGTGGACGCCTTCGGGGGCTATCCCGGCCCGATAGGACGGATTGACCGGGTAGGCGATTCGGCCCACCTGCGTTACTTCGCCATGCCGGAAGCGCGGCCCGTCTACGCGCCGCCCGCCCTCCCCGCCCACGTCGAGATTCTGTACGCCTACGCGGGCTGGCAGGGCGAGGGCTACGCCGAGGCCGACGCCCGCTCAGATGGGCTGGTCATCGCGGCCCTGGGCACCGGCAACCTCCCTGCCGAGCTGTTGCCGCTGATCGCCCGCACCACCACCTCGGGCAAACCCGTCGTGATCGCCACGCGCACCCATGCCGGGCCGGTCATCCCGATCTACGGCTACCCGGGCGGCGGCGCGACGCTGGTCGAGGCCGGAGCGATTCCCGCCAGCTTCCTGAACGCCCACAAGGCCCGGCTGCTGCTGCTGGTGCTGCTCAGCCTGGGGCGGGACCTGGGGGAGATTCGGCAGGTGTTCGAGGCGGGGGCGTTTTAGGGGAGCGATCAGCTTTCAGCCATCCGCCGTCAGCAGAAATCTTCCTGACGGCGGACGGCTGAAAGCCCCCTCATGCCTTCGCTGCCTGCTCGCGCCTCCGCTTCAGGAACCACACCGCCGCCGCAACGAGCACTGCCGCGACGATGACCTTGGACGCTGGCCCCAGATACTGCTCCACCTGATCGTAGTTCTCGCCCAGCAGGTACCCGGCCCCGGCCAGGGCGCTGGCCCACAGGCCCGAGCCGAGGGCGCTGTAGAGCAGGAACTTGGGCAGGGGCATCTCACTCATGCCCGCCGGGAGGCTCAGCAGGCTGCGGACGCCGGGCACCAGGCGGCCGAACAGGAACGCGCCCGCGCCGTGCCGGTCGAACCAGTCGTCCGCCCGGCG
The window above is part of the Deinococcus metallilatus genome. Proteins encoded here:
- a CDS encoding DedA family protein; amino-acid sequence: MADWVQNLMDSLGYLGILLLMIVENLFPPLPSELIMPSAGFAASRGDLNLLAVIAVGTLGSVLGTLPLYYIGRAFGEERLVKWADRYGRWLTLSGQDIRRADDWFDRHGAGAFLFGRLVPGVRSLLSLPAGMSEMPLPKFLLYSALGSGLWASALAGAGYLLGENYDQVEQYLGPASKVIVAAVLVAAAVWFLKRRREQAAKA
- a CDS encoding asparaginase, which gives rise to MKRLAVIHTGGTIASRPNPDGPGVTPQAAPSVPGLPGVIVHDYQPFNLPSPHVTPAHMLALAHLIEQLAPGHDGIVVTHGTDTLEETAFFLHLTLATQTPVVLTGSMRHAEEASWDGPGNLLDAAQVALHPQSRGRGPLAVFGGDIYDARTVTKVHTTAVDAFGGYPGPIGRIDRVGDSAHLRYFAMPEARPVYAPPALPAHVEILYAYAGWQGEGYAEADARSDGLVIAALGTGNLPAELLPLIARTTTSGKPVVIATRTHAGPVIPIYGYPGGGATLVEAGAIPASFLNAHKARLLLLVLLSLGRDLGEIRQVFEAGAF